A section of the Mesorhizobium loti genome encodes:
- a CDS encoding ABC transporter ATP-binding protein produces the protein MFSSSRRPSISAFLRPSVLLRSYKAKRRFHIDLRGAAFRDVFAFTMRHWSRQPVRLAIIMIAVLVATLLDVLTPFYSGRLVDAVAQGAAAEAVVWDAALAAFSMLIALTLGAVVLRNVAFIAVNDFILKMMSDIACDAFHRVQRFSTNWHAKTFAGSTVRKITRGMWALCLLNDTMLFALFPSLIMLVGSSVLLGWYWPMMGLIIACGSVGYVALIIILSLGYVAPAASLANDWDTRLGGSLADAISCNAVVKGFGAEVREDYRLAKVISKWRHRTRRTWVRGTTSAAFQGIMLLAMRAALIGYALFLWSRGQATPGDIALVLASFTVLYGYLRDVSIHVRNIQRSVNEMEELVKTYSQPPDVADVAGAKPIRITKGHIDFESVHFHYGNHWSPFYSDLSISIEAGARVGLVGPSGSGKTTFVKLIQRLYDLDAGRILIDGQDISRVTQASLRSQIAIVQQEPLLFHRSLAENIAYGRPGASRTDIEQAARLASAHDFIARLPNGYGTLVGERGVKLSGGERQRVAIARAFLADAPILILDEATSSLDSESEVLIQKAMERLMVGRTTLVIAHRLSTVRELDRLLVFDRGCITEQGDHAALIRRDGIYRRLFERQALELTKGWGGTDVQRG, from the coding sequence ATGTTTTCGTCCTCACGCAGACCTTCCATTTCAGCTTTCTTGAGACCGAGCGTCCTGCTGCGCTCGTACAAAGCCAAGCGTCGTTTTCACATCGATCTGCGCGGCGCCGCCTTTCGCGACGTTTTCGCCTTCACCATGCGCCACTGGAGCAGGCAGCCGGTCCGGCTCGCGATCATTATGATCGCGGTGCTTGTCGCAACGCTCCTTGACGTCCTGACGCCGTTCTATTCCGGACGGCTCGTAGACGCGGTCGCCCAAGGGGCGGCAGCAGAGGCCGTCGTGTGGGATGCGGCTCTTGCGGCCTTTTCAATGTTGATTGCTCTCACACTCGGCGCCGTCGTCTTGCGCAACGTCGCCTTCATTGCCGTCAATGACTTCATTCTGAAGATGATGTCGGACATCGCCTGCGACGCGTTCCATCGCGTCCAGCGCTTTTCGACCAATTGGCATGCGAAAACCTTCGCCGGCTCGACGGTGCGCAAGATCACGCGCGGCATGTGGGCGCTCTGCCTCCTCAACGACACGATGCTTTTTGCGTTGTTCCCCTCGCTCATCATGCTCGTAGGGTCGAGCGTCCTGCTCGGCTGGTATTGGCCAATGATGGGGCTGATCATCGCCTGCGGCTCGGTTGGCTATGTGGCGCTGATCATTATCCTGTCGCTTGGCTATGTGGCGCCAGCGGCAAGCCTTGCCAACGACTGGGATACGAGGCTTGGGGGCTCGCTTGCTGACGCGATCAGCTGTAACGCCGTGGTCAAAGGCTTCGGCGCCGAGGTGCGGGAAGATTATCGCCTCGCGAAAGTCATCTCTAAGTGGCGGCACCGCACCCGCCGGACCTGGGTGCGCGGGACAACCAGTGCTGCATTCCAAGGAATCATGCTTCTTGCGATGAGAGCGGCTTTGATCGGCTATGCCTTATTTTTGTGGTCGCGCGGCCAGGCTACCCCAGGTGACATCGCCTTGGTGCTCGCGTCTTTCACCGTCCTGTATGGCTACTTGCGTGATGTTTCCATACACGTGCGCAACATCCAGCGCTCTGTAAATGAGATGGAAGAACTGGTCAAAACCTACAGCCAGCCGCCCGACGTGGCCGATGTTGCCGGCGCCAAGCCGATCCGGATCACGAAGGGTCACATCGATTTTGAGAGCGTCCATTTCCACTACGGCAATCATTGGTCGCCATTTTACAGCGACTTGTCGATTTCGATTGAGGCCGGCGCACGGGTCGGTCTGGTCGGCCCCTCTGGCTCCGGCAAGACCACCTTCGTCAAGCTCATCCAGCGGCTTTACGACCTGGATGCTGGACGAATCTTGATCGATGGGCAGGACATCTCGCGGGTGACGCAGGCCTCGCTGCGCTCGCAGATTGCGATCGTACAGCAGGAGCCACTTCTGTTCCACCGCTCGCTGGCCGAGAACATAGCCTATGGGCGGCCAGGTGCTTCTCGGACCGACATTGAGCAGGCGGCGCGGCTCGCCAGCGCGCATGACTTCATTGCGCGCCTGCCGAACGGCTACGGTACGCTGGTCGGCGAACGCGGCGTGAAGCTTTCAGGCGGCGAGCGCCAGCGTGTGGCGATAGCGCGCGCCTTTCTCGCCGATGCCCCGATCCTGATTCTGGACGAGGCGACATCGAGCCTCGACTCGGAATCGGAGGTACTGATCCAGAAGGCAATGGAGCGGCTCATGGTCGGGCGCACCACGCTCGTCATTGCGCACCGGCTCTCGACGGTGCGCGAACTCGACCGGCTGCTTGTCTTCGACCGTGGTTGCATCACCGAGCAGGGCGACCACGCCGCGCTGATCCGTCGCGACGGCATCTACCGCCGCCTGTTCGAGCGGCAGGCCTTGGAGCTGACAAAGGGGTGGGGTGGGACCGATGTGCAACGCGGTTGA
- a CDS encoding nitrogen fixation protein NifQ — MSWGQDQENGATVAHHRVCFSTSQWPPTDLAAAFDRHALACVVYLAFEEVGAGKATATEATGLSRADLRDVMTHYFPAVPVTALALEKLTDPEPDMEEGLLRGLLIGHARPDDPASILFAKIIARRSLRNDHLWQDLGLFNRAELSRLIARHFPALAAGNTKNMKWKKYFYRKLCEDEGFSLCTAPSCQECRDFESCFGPEEGESHLARIKNGFALD, encoded by the coding sequence ATGAGCTGGGGACAAGACCAGGAGAACGGCGCCACAGTCGCCCATCACCGTGTCTGTTTCAGCACCAGCCAATGGCCGCCGACAGACCTGGCGGCGGCGTTCGACCGGCATGCGCTTGCCTGTGTTGTTTACCTCGCGTTCGAGGAGGTCGGGGCCGGCAAGGCGACCGCGACCGAAGCAACCGGCCTTTCGCGTGCCGACCTGCGAGATGTCATGACACACTATTTCCCGGCTGTGCCCGTCACCGCCTTGGCGCTGGAAAAGCTGACCGATCCCGAGCCGGATATGGAGGAAGGGCTTCTGCGCGGCCTGCTCATTGGGCATGCCAGGCCAGACGATCCGGCGAGCATCCTCTTCGCCAAGATCATCGCCAGGCGTAGCTTGCGCAATGACCATCTGTGGCAGGACCTTGGCCTTTTCAATCGGGCCGAACTCAGCCGCTTGATCGCCAGGCATTTCCCGGCGCTGGCGGCCGGCAACACCAAAAACATGAAATGGAAGAAGTATTTCTATCGTAAGCTCTGCGAAGATGAAGGCTTTTCGTTATGCACCGCGCCCAGTTGCCAGGAATGCCGCGATTTCGAAAGCTGTTTTGGCCCGGAGGAAGGCGAAAGCCACTTGGCCCGGATCAAGAACGGGTTCGCTTTGGATTAA
- a CDS encoding electron transfer flavoprotein subunit beta/FixA family protein: MHIVICIKQVPDSAQIRVHPVTNTIMRQGVPTIINPYDLFALEEALRLRGAHGGEVTVLTMGPPMAEDALRKALTYGADRAVLLTDRCFAGSDTLATSFALSRAIVRIGETFGAPDIVFAGKQTIDGDTAQVGPGIAKRLGLLQFTYVAKIASIDLDAREITVNRRSEGGTQMLKSRLPCLITMLEGTNEIRRGSLDDAMRAARSQIVKWSAAEAGIEDLNKCGLRGSPTVVKRVFAPTTRAEKATQIDMTDKTQHDAADELIAAIFTRQPALEHELAFDGGQ; this comes from the coding sequence ATGCACATTGTAATCTGTATCAAGCAGGTGCCGGACTCCGCGCAGATACGTGTCCACCCGGTGACGAACACGATCATGCGCCAGGGCGTACCGACCATCATCAACCCTTACGACCTGTTCGCCCTCGAAGAGGCACTTAGATTGCGCGGCGCCCATGGCGGCGAGGTCACCGTGCTTACGATGGGTCCGCCGATGGCAGAAGATGCGCTGCGCAAGGCGCTCACCTATGGCGCCGACCGCGCGGTCCTGTTGACCGACCGCTGTTTTGCCGGCTCCGATACTTTAGCGACCTCCTTCGCGCTTTCTCGGGCAATCGTGAGAATTGGCGAGACCTTCGGCGCGCCGGACATCGTCTTCGCCGGCAAGCAGACGATTGACGGCGATACCGCCCAAGTCGGGCCCGGCATCGCCAAGCGCCTCGGCCTGTTGCAGTTCACCTATGTGGCGAAGATCGCCTCTATCGATCTCGATGCGCGCGAGATCACCGTCAACCGCCGTTCCGAAGGCGGTACGCAGATGCTGAAAAGCAGACTGCCTTGCCTCATCACAATGCTGGAAGGCACCAACGAAATCCGCAGGGGCTCGCTCGACGACGCCATGCGCGCCGCGCGTAGCCAGATCGTGAAGTGGAGTGCGGCCGAAGCTGGCATTGAGGACCTCAACAAATGCGGCCTGCGCGGCTCGCCGACGGTCGTCAAGCGCGTTTTCGCCCCTACGACGCGGGCGGAAAAGGCGACGCAAATCGACATGACCGACAAGACACAGCATGACGCCGCTGACGAACTGATCGCCGCAATCTTCACCCGCCAGCCAGCGCTCGA
- the fdxB gene encoding ferredoxin III, nif-specific, giving the protein MTSAFVTRDGSPWTPHYLTAINSATCIGCGRCFKVCSREVMHLHGVDDAGEILGICAGEDDDFDGELNRMVMIVDHAGHCIGCGACGRVCAKNCQTHLAADKLAA; this is encoded by the coding sequence ATGACGAGCGCTTTTGTCACCCGCGACGGCTCGCCATGGACGCCGCACTATCTGACGGCGATCAATAGCGCGACCTGCATCGGCTGCGGGCGCTGCTTCAAGGTCTGCTCGCGCGAGGTCATGCACCTTCATGGCGTCGACGACGCAGGCGAAATCCTCGGCATCTGCGCGGGCGAGGACGACGACTTCGATGGCGAGCTCAACCGCATGGTCATGATCGTCGACCATGCCGGCCACTGCATCGGCTGCGGCGCCTGCGGCCGCGTCTGCGCCAAGAACTGCCAGACCCACCTTGCGGCCGACAAGCTTGCTGCATGA
- the nifW gene encoding nitrogenase stabilizing/protective protein NifW codes for MRSCFAESCAIDVTDILARLMSLSAAEEFFAVLGISYDPKVLNVSRLHIMKRMGQYLAEEDFAGLPDGVIAARARATLERAYEDFATSSPLTHRVFKVLKEHDPDKPAVRDHTFVPFDSILRRFETD; via the coding sequence ATGCGTAGTTGTTTCGCTGAAAGCTGTGCCATCGATGTCACCGACATCCTCGCCCGGCTGATGAGCCTGTCGGCTGCGGAGGAGTTCTTCGCAGTCCTTGGCATCTCTTATGATCCGAAGGTGCTCAATGTCTCACGCCTGCATATCATGAAGCGCATGGGCCAATACCTCGCTGAAGAGGATTTCGCCGGCCTTCCCGACGGGGTGATCGCCGCGCGGGCGCGTGCGACGTTGGAACGCGCCTATGAGGATTTCGCGACATCCTCGCCCCTCACGCACCGGGTCTTCAAGGTGCTCAAAGAGCACGATCCGGACAAACCGGCCGTTCGGGACCACACCTTTGTCCCGTTCGATTCGATCCTGAGGCGGTTCGAGACAGACTGA
- the nifS gene encoding cysteine desulfurase NifS, which yields MRPVYLDNNATTRVDPEVVQAMLPFFTDHYGNPSSNHDFGASAGAAVRKTRLQVQTLIGAEFDDEITFTSGGTESDNTAILSALEVMPERTEIVTSAVEHSAVLTLCAHLEKARGIKVHRIPVDRHGRIDLDTYKAALTPRVAIVSIMSANNETGTIFPVPELAELAKEVGALFHTDAVQAVGKLAIDLKSTAIDMLSLSGHKLHGPKGVGALYAKRGVRFCPLIKGGRQEGNRRAGTENTPGIVGLGMAAELALKFMDDANTRVKALRDRLEKELLQRIPHAFVAGDLLKRLPNTANIAFGHIEGEGILHFLNREGIACSSGSACASGSLEPSHVLVAMNIPNSAAHGAIRFSFSRNNGEEDVDRVLEVMPGIVKKLHDLSPSSPARRKDFNELQLRATTQPPSTVSGQGGCNA from the coding sequence ATGAGGCCTGTTTATCTGGACAACAACGCAACGACACGGGTCGATCCTGAAGTCGTTCAAGCGATGCTGCCGTTTTTTACGGACCATTACGGCAACCCGTCGTCGAACCACGATTTTGGCGCTTCCGCCGGGGCGGCGGTGAGAAAGACGCGCCTGCAGGTGCAAACGCTGATCGGCGCGGAGTTCGACGACGAAATCACCTTCACCTCGGGCGGGACGGAAAGCGACAACACGGCGATCCTTTCGGCGCTCGAGGTGATGCCTGAGCGCACTGAGATCGTGACTTCCGCAGTCGAGCATTCGGCCGTGCTGACGCTTTGCGCCCACCTTGAAAAGGCGCGCGGCATAAAGGTGCATAGGATCCCGGTGGATCGCCACGGCAGGATCGACCTCGACACCTATAAGGCCGCCCTCACCCCGCGCGTGGCGATCGTCTCGATCATGTCGGCGAACAACGAGACCGGAACGATCTTCCCGGTGCCCGAGCTTGCTGAGTTGGCCAAGGAAGTCGGCGCCCTTTTCCATACCGACGCGGTGCAAGCGGTCGGCAAGCTTGCGATCGACTTGAAATCGACGGCAATCGATATGCTGTCTCTCTCCGGTCACAAATTACACGGACCGAAAGGGGTCGGCGCACTTTATGCAAAGCGCGGCGTGCGCTTCTGTCCGCTGATCAAGGGGGGGCGCCAGGAGGGCAACCGCCGCGCGGGCACGGAGAATACGCCAGGCATCGTCGGTCTCGGCATGGCAGCCGAACTTGCCTTGAAATTCATGGACGACGCGAACACACGGGTAAAGGCGTTGCGCGACCGCTTGGAGAAAGAACTTCTCCAGCGCATCCCACACGCCTTCGTGGCCGGCGACCTACTAAAGCGGTTGCCGAACACCGCAAACATCGCCTTTGGACATATCGAAGGTGAGGGCATACTGCATTTCCTCAATCGCGAGGGCATCGCCTGCTCCTCCGGCTCTGCTTGCGCCTCCGGCTCGCTGGAGCCGAGCCATGTCTTGGTGGCGATGAATATCCCCAATAGCGCGGCACACGGCGCAATCCGTTTCTCCTTTTCGCGCAACAACGGCGAGGAGGACGTCGACCGGGTGCTCGAGGTCATGCCCGGGATCGTTAAGAAGCTGCATGACCTTTCCCCGTCTTCGCCAGCCAGGCGAAAGGACTTCAATGAGCTCCAGCTCCGGGCGACGACGCAACCCCCGAGCACCGTTTCGGGCCAAGGAGGATGCAATGCGTAG
- the rpoN gene encoding RNA polymerase factor sigma-54 codes for MESSASLLQRQKQSLVLTPQMMESIRLLQLAHPELHQFVEQEIEKNPFLERASNRAPKDIPSISAGNPRIGPTTGGASDRASQWKSIRGKNNVQPAGNHAFEDSFTSIETLHDHVARQIALSAFAPLERRIAGELAGHLEDTGYLPVNLSELARSLNVREAVVEQVLGTLQQFDPPGIFARTLSECLEIQLRQLNRFDPAMAALVANLEALARRDFQTLKRHCGVDEDDLLDMLQEIRALDPKPGNRFQSGGPESIIPDVLVLPSPAGGWQIELNPDTLPRLLMNQNYFAEVSRLSAQNSKDQSFLNECLQNANWLIRSLDQRAKTILKVAAEIIRQQDAFFEHGVAHLRPLNLRTVAEAINVHQSTVSRVTSNKYMLTPRGVFELKYFFTVAIGSSEGGDAYSAEAVRHQIKAMVAVESPDEVLSDDDIATRLKETGIDIARRTVAKYREALNIPSSARRRREKRVRLRCQSSQGGGADESGS; via the coding sequence ATGGAGTCCTCAGCAAGCCTGCTTCAGCGTCAGAAGCAATCGTTGGTTTTGACGCCGCAAATGATGGAATCCATTCGCCTGTTGCAACTGGCGCATCCCGAACTGCATCAGTTCGTCGAGCAAGAAATCGAGAAGAACCCCTTTCTGGAACGGGCATCAAACCGGGCGCCGAAGGACATTCCGTCGATTTCGGCCGGGAACCCGCGCATCGGGCCGACCACGGGCGGAGCATCGGATCGGGCCTCGCAGTGGAAATCAATCCGCGGCAAAAACAATGTCCAACCGGCGGGAAACCATGCTTTCGAAGATTCCTTCACCTCCATCGAAACATTGCACGACCATGTCGCTCGTCAGATCGCTCTCAGCGCATTCGCGCCGCTGGAGCGGCGAATAGCTGGCGAACTTGCCGGTCATCTGGAAGACACCGGATACCTTCCGGTGAACCTTTCGGAACTGGCCCGCAGCCTGAATGTCCGGGAGGCTGTTGTGGAACAAGTTCTTGGAACCTTACAGCAGTTCGATCCACCGGGTATTTTTGCGCGAACTCTCAGCGAATGCCTTGAGATACAGTTGCGGCAGCTGAATAGGTTCGACCCGGCGATGGCAGCGCTGGTCGCCAATCTTGAAGCGCTAGCGCGACGCGATTTTCAAACATTGAAGCGCCATTGCGGTGTCGATGAAGACGACCTTCTCGACATGTTGCAAGAAATCCGCGCGCTCGATCCCAAGCCTGGAAATCGCTTCCAATCCGGAGGGCCTGAATCGATCATACCCGACGTCTTGGTCCTGCCCTCGCCCGCAGGTGGGTGGCAAATCGAACTCAATCCAGACACGCTGCCCAGGCTCCTGATGAACCAAAACTATTTTGCCGAGGTCTCACGCCTAAGCGCCCAAAATTCGAAAGACCAGTCATTTCTCAACGAGTGCCTCCAAAACGCGAACTGGCTAATCCGCAGCCTTGATCAGCGCGCCAAGACGATCCTCAAGGTAGCGGCTGAAATCATCCGCCAGCAGGACGCCTTTTTTGAACATGGGGTCGCCCACCTGCGGCCTCTCAATCTCAGGACTGTCGCGGAGGCGATCAACGTGCACCAGTCGACGGTAAGCCGGGTGACGTCGAACAAGTACATGCTGACCCCGCGCGGCGTGTTCGAACTGAAGTATTTTTTCACTGTCGCGATCGGCTCCTCCGAAGGCGGCGACGCGTACTCCGCTGAAGCCGTCCGCCATCAAATCAAGGCGATGGTTGCCGTGGAATCGCCCGACGAAGTGCTTTCCGACGACGACATCGCCACCCGGCTCAAGGAAACCGGGATCGACATTGCTCGCCGAACAGTTGCGAAATATCGTGAGGCGCTGAACATCCCGTCCTCCGCGCGCCGTCGCCGGGAAAAGCGCGTGCGGCTTCGATGCCAATCAAGCCAGGGCGGCGGCGCCGACGAGAGCGGCTCTTAA